CGGCGGACACAGCGTGAGGAGCATTAGGCGCCCCAAGCCGACCTCCAGCGGCGCGCGGCGCTTTTGAACGATCTCCGCAGCGGAATGCAGCGGCGTCGGCTGGCATTCTCCCAGCCTTCCCCGCGGCCCGTTTGGGACCGGCACCGGAAAAAGCTGACGGTGGATCAAAACGCCCCGTCCGGAAGATATCTTCAGGGACGGGACGTTTTTTCGATATTTCGTACCGCTTGACAAACACCCCGTACAAATTTATTGACACAAAAGCAATAGCAAAAGAACTGTAACTTCCATGTAATCAAATCTTGGTTTTGTGCCGCCGGCTATAATTCCTGCGCGCGGAACCATCTTAATAACGGAGGGAGTTTTTATCATGACAGTTTTAACACGGGCCATAAAGGCTTTTCTTGTAGGCGCTTTTGTTGGATTGACCGGCCAGTCCCTTATATGGGTGTGCGCGCTGTTCGTACCCCCCGCAATGGCGGTGCCGGCCGCTACGCTTCTCTTCGGCGTACTGGGCATCGCGTTGATAGGCACCGGTTTTTACGCCGGGGCGATGGAGTTTGGAGGAAACGGCGCCGCGATCCCCATCTGGGGCCTCATGTTCGCCGCCGCCGCCGGACGCGCGGAGGCGCAGTCTAAAGGGGTCGCAGCTCCAAAAGCCTTTTGGATCGGATTTATCCCCATTATAAAAATTATCGGCGCCGGCTTCGTGCTTGCGTTCCTGTTGGGGATGGCGCTTAAGGAGACCGGCGCGACAACGGTCGAGGCTCCGGGGCTGATCATGCAGTTCGTCTGGGCCGTCATCATAGGCGGCGCGATCTCCGCCGCGGCGCAGCTGCTCTCGGAGACGAAGGCGCCGTTTCCTATTATCGCGGTCATTATGATCGCCTTCGGCGGCGGACTGCTGACCTATTTCGGCTTCATGAAAACATTCGGCAGGCTGGGCGTCGGCGGCGCGTCCATGACGGCCGTCGCCTGCGGCAGCAGCGCCTATGAGGCCGGGACCGTGATATTGAGCGGCGTTGCGGCTCCGCTGATAATCGGCGTCGCGCTGAACATAATACTTGTGGCTATGGGCGCTTTTGCCGGCGTGTTTATGTTGGACAGGGACTGACGGGAGGCTGAGGCGTATGAAATTCTTTATAGCCGCTATGATTGCGGCATTCGTGTTCATCGCCGCCCCATTTTCCGCGGACGCCTCGTCAAATCCGTTCGCGGACGTTCCTTCCGGCCATTGGGCCTACGACGCCGTGGCGCAGTTGGCCGCCGACGGAGTCGTTTCCGGTTATCCCGCCGGCGATCTCAATGGCGCCCGTTTATGCACACGCTATGAACTCGCCTCCGTCGTCGCCCGCGCTCTGGGAAAGACGGACGCGGGCAAGGCGTCAAAAACGGACGTCGGGATCTTGAACAAGCTGGTCATGGAGTTCAAAGATGAACTTGACGCGCTGGGCATAAAGGCCGATAAAGCCGACAAGAGCGCAGCCGCGCTTGAAGAGCGGCTTGGCGGCTGGAGATTGTCCGGCGTATTCATCTTTGACGCCAATTTTACGAGCAAGGGCTGGTATAACAAGAACGAAAACGTCAATGATTTCAATAATAATCTTTTCGCGCTGCACCTTGTGAAAAATATTGACGAAAACACCTTTTTCTTCGCCGAATTCCGCAGCGGCTTTTTCGCCGACGGCAAAGGACGCGGCGACCAGTCCCCCGAACTCGACGAAATTTACGTCCAGACCAAGCTGCCTTACGACATAGACTTCAGAGTTGGCCGCTGGCTGGAGGACTTCGAGCGCGCGAACGGCCTCTACTGGAGCCAATACGAAATGAATTCCCTTTACGGCAGCTACCGCACCGACGGCTTTCGGTTCCATAAGAATTTCGGCAGCTTTGACGCCACCGCCTTTATCGGACGCAACGCCAGGCACGGCGAGAGTTTTCTTCTCCAAATGCTGAACCGCGGCGTCATGAATGAAGAAGAGTGGGTGCTGCCGACATCGGGAGACACGTCGGGCAGCGAATACATGAATACCGTCGTCTACCTCCAGTGGCAGCCGAATGAAAAGTTAAAGCTGGGCGCCACTCTCAACTGGTGGGACGCGGACTCCGGCAAAGCCGGCGAATACGACCTCGGGATGGCGATATACGGGCTTTACGCGGATGCGGCTCTCACTCCGGCAATAAACCTCAAAGGCATCTATTACTGGGAGAAGCTCGACGACGGCTTCACACGCCTCAACGAATACGACAACAGGCTCCAAGGTATCGCCGATACTTCGCCGACCGCCTATAAAATCGTCCTGGACGTCAAACAGGAGGCGCTTAAATTCACCTCGTTGTGGCTGGAATATTCGACATACGACAACTCCTTCACGCTGAACAACCTTCAGCACGTCATGAACTGGGGCGAACGGAACCTGACGCCCAGCGTCATGGACAATATGCCCTACGGCAGGGACGGCGCGACGAAAATCTGGATGGTAGGCGCCGAACAGCGCTGGAACGACAAGTGGACGACTTTTGAGAAATACGCGAAGGCGGCTTACGGCAAAGAATGGGCGGACGACGCGGAGAACTTCACCATCGGCGTTACATATCAATACACGCCGGCGATCGCGTTCCAAGTTGTCTACGACTATCTGGATTTCGGCTACGGGACCGGCGACCCTCTCGTCTCCCATAACTACCGCTTCGGTACGGACCACGTGCTGAAATTCCGCACATGCGTCTGTTTTTAGCGTAACGCTGGAATCACATATAGAGAGCGCCCCCTCCATTGGATAGATCCGGGAGGGGGCGCTTTAATGGCTTAACGGGACGCTTATGCGGCGTTTAATTTTTTGAGCAGTTCTCCGATCAGTTTGTAGGACATCATCTTGACCTTCGGCGGCACGACTGATTCGCGGATGAGGCCGCCGCCGGCTTTTATCTCTTTTACCGCTTCCTCCGTCCATTCCGCGCCGTCGGCTGGGGCGTTTTCGTCAAGCAGGCGCGAAGATTTTTCAAGGACGAGCGGCACCGGCCCGACCGCTCCCGCGACGGCCATCGCGGGGCGCGCTCCGTCGGAGAGGCGCAGAGCGAAGTTCACGAGCGGGAAGTCGATCGACGAGCGCACGTTGTATTTCAGGAAGCCGCTCTTCTCGCCCACGGGCGGCAGGGGGATGTGGAGGCGCACCAGCAGCAGGGCGCTCTCTTCGGAGCGGAGACCGTTTTCGGCGCTGTGCTCCGCGATCAGCTTCGCGGCAGGGATCCTTTCCAGCCTGCCGTCCCTCAATATCTCGGCCTCGGCCTCGTAGAGCACAAGCGCCGTCGCCGTGTCGGAATAGTATATGGCGCGGCAGACCGCCGAATTCCTGATCTGCAGGCAGACGCCGCCTCCCGCTTTAAAGCATTTTTCCATGGAGCTTCGCCACGAGGACGACTGATTGAAAAATATGCAGCGCCGGTCCTGCATTACGTTGCCGCCGATCGTGCCGACGTTCCTTATTTGCAGGGAGGCCGTCTTTTCGGCGCTCTGTGCGAGCGCGGGAAGGTATCTCAGGACATCGGCGTTTTCGGCGATCTCCGTGAGCGTCGCCGCCGCGCCGATCGATATTTCTTTATCGGAGAGGCTTATGCCGCGAAGCTCGGTGAGCTTCGTCACGTCGATCAGCAGGCGCGGCTCTTTCAGTCCCAGCTTCATCAGCGGCACAAAGTCGGTGCCGCCGGCGATGAAGCGCCCCGCAAGTTTTTTATCATCTAGTTCCGCAAGTGATCTGACTCTTATATACATCGCTCTTCTCCTCACTCCGCAACGTTCGGCAGTATGAGAAATTCCTCGCAGAGCGGGATACTGCTGATCTCGCGCCCGCTCGCGCGCGCCGCCGCGTTGACTATCGCGGGCGCGATCGGCACCGTGCTCAGTTCGCCGACGCTCTTCGCGCCGCAGGGGCCGGTCGGCTCGTAGCTTTCCGCGATAAAC
The window above is part of the Cloacibacillus evryensis DSM 19522 genome. Proteins encoded here:
- a CDS encoding SpoVA/SpoVAEb family sporulation membrane protein, which produces MTVLTRAIKAFLVGAFVGLTGQSLIWVCALFVPPAMAVPAATLLFGVLGIALIGTGFYAGAMEFGGNGAAIPIWGLMFAAAAGRAEAQSKGVAAPKAFWIGFIPIIKIIGAGFVLAFLLGMALKETGATTVEAPGLIMQFVWAVIIGGAISAAAQLLSETKAPFPIIAVIMIAFGGGLLTYFGFMKTFGRLGVGGASMTAVACGSSAYEAGTVILSGVAAPLIIGVALNIILVAMGAFAGVFMLDRD
- a CDS encoding FAD binding domain-containing protein — its product is MYIRVRSLAELDDKKLAGRFIAGGTDFVPLMKLGLKEPRLLIDVTKLTELRGISLSDKEISIGAAATLTEIAENADVLRYLPALAQSAEKTASLQIRNVGTIGGNVMQDRRCIFFNQSSSWRSSMEKCFKAGGGVCLQIRNSAVCRAIYYSDTATALVLYEAEAEILRDGRLERIPAAKLIAEHSAENGLRSEESALLLVRLHIPLPPVGEKSGFLKYNVRSSIDFPLVNFALRLSDGARPAMAVAGAVGPVPLVLEKSSRLLDENAPADGAEWTEEAVKEIKAGGGLIRESVVPPKVKMMSYKLIGELLKKLNAA
- a CDS encoding S-layer homology domain-containing protein; translation: MKFFIAAMIAAFVFIAAPFSADASSNPFADVPSGHWAYDAVAQLAADGVVSGYPAGDLNGARLCTRYELASVVARALGKTDAGKASKTDVGILNKLVMEFKDELDALGIKADKADKSAAALEERLGGWRLSGVFIFDANFTSKGWYNKNENVNDFNNNLFALHLVKNIDENTFFFAEFRSGFFADGKGRGDQSPELDEIYVQTKLPYDIDFRVGRWLEDFERANGLYWSQYEMNSLYGSYRTDGFRFHKNFGSFDATAFIGRNARHGESFLLQMLNRGVMNEEEWVLPTSGDTSGSEYMNTVVYLQWQPNEKLKLGATLNWWDADSGKAGEYDLGMAIYGLYADAALTPAINLKGIYYWEKLDDGFTRLNEYDNRLQGIADTSPTAYKIVLDVKQEALKFTSLWLEYSTYDNSFTLNNLQHVMNWGERNLTPSVMDNMPYGRDGATKIWMVGAEQRWNDKWTTFEKYAKAAYGKEWADDAENFTIGVTYQYTPAIAFQVVYDYLDFGYGTGDPLVSHNYRFGTDHVLKFRTCVCF